In Scyliorhinus torazame isolate Kashiwa2021f chromosome 26, sScyTor2.1, whole genome shotgun sequence, the following proteins share a genomic window:
- the LOC140402887 gene encoding relaxin-3 receptor 1-like, giving the protein MSDWDLQDGANDSFSETNSTSSLDPGSFGDFGAFYAVLRIVISLAYSAVCAMGLFGNILVLYLNRGLCGQNKSTINFFVFNLALADFHFVLVLPFWAAEVALDHTWPFGNAACKLVTFLTMLNMYASVFFLTAMSVSRYCTVVQTVRPGRAPFGPCVVKWVSLVIWLVAVTASLAPTIYASTVNIHGKELCILRFPKGHNFPALQHLQKITLAFIIPLVIISICYLSLVNFLRGHKLSSGNAKRQSKVNKSIIMLVTSFFLCWLPNHIITSWGVLVKLELVIWNRAYYITQTYIHPLTICLAHTNSCLNPVIYCLMRREFREALNTLFWRVSMGYTWMCLTPARQGERCDDSQAAMALNPVKGLPDSGAPGERCSTVPATSSTLVQPHANVYLTI; this is encoded by the coding sequence ATGAGCGATTGGGATCTTCAAGATGGTGCAAATGACAGCTTCTCGGAGACTAACAGCACATCATCCTTGGATCCAGGAAGTTTTGGCGATTTCGGCGCCTTCTACGCTGTTTTACGGATTGTCATTTCGCTGGCATACTCTGCCGTGTGCGCTATGGGCCTGTTTGGAAACATCCTGGTCCTGTACCTGAACCGAGGGCTCTGCGGGCAAAATAAATCCACCATCAACTTCTTCGTCTTCAACCTGGCACTGGCCGACTTCCACTTTGTCCTGGTGCTGCCCTTCTGGGCGGCCGAGGTCGCCCTGGACCACACCTGGCCCTTTGGCAATGCCGCGTGCAAGCTGGTCACCTTCCTCACCATGCTCAACATGTACGCCAGCGTCTTCTTCCTGACCGCCATGAGCGTCAGCCGGTACTGTACGGTGGTTCAAACTGTCCGACCGGGCAGGGCCCCCTTCGGACCCTGCGTGGTGAAATGGGTCAGCCTGGTGATCTGGCTTGTCGCTGTCACTGCCAGTTTAGCCCCGACCATATACGCCAGCACGGTCAACATTCATGGCAAGGAGCTGTGCATACTGAGATTTCCAAAAGGACACAATTTTCCAGCACTTCAACACCTTCAGAAGATCACGCTGGCGTTTATAATTCCCCTCGTAATCATATCCATCTGCTATCTATCGCTGGTAAACTTTCTACGAGGCCACAAACTAAGCAGCGGTAATGCGAAGAGACAGTCCAAAGTTAACAAGTCCATCATAATGTTGGTCACGTCCTTCTTTCTCTGTTGGCTGCCTAACCACATCATAACCAGTTGGGGGGTTCTGGTTAAACTCGAATTGGTCATCTGGAACAGAGCTTACTATATCACCCAAACCTACATCCACCCATTGACCATCTGCCTGGCTCACACCAACAGCTGCCTCAACCCTGTCATCTACTGCCTGATGAGGCGAGAGTTCAGGGAAGCGCTGAACACTCTCTTCTGGAGGGTCTCGATGGGTTACACCTGGATGTGCCTCACTCCCGCCCGCCAGGGCGAGCGATGCGACGACAGTCAGGCTGCCATGGCTTTGAACCCGGTGAAGGGTCTACCGGACTCTGGTGCCCCCGGGGAGAGGTGCAGCACCGTGCCGGCCACCAGTTCCACTCTTGTGCAACCTCATGCCAATGTGTATCTGACCATCTAG